A stretch of Nitrospira sp. DNA encodes these proteins:
- a CDS encoding glycosyltransferase family 4 protein, producing MNILVYCDEELGVAGGGSRQVVEFVRSLAARGHAVRVVAPKPRAGTEKAIRLGDAHPVWVTVLRLPVLRPLLYLVASAVALCLAMWREKPEILLWFDSPGQMAPLWCARVMRCPYVLFVNGLPAEELTGLWGWAPIRGLVQRALRVSAQQAQAVVSVCREIPQWMQREWGVEPARCRVIRNGVDPLVCVPRDKAEARRRLGLSPDRPYIGFVGGFFPWHGLDTLVEAMALVRLEHPDATLLLVGDGQTKPALEALVRRQGLEEAVSFVGRVPFDEVSWWIGASDLCVVLHRPVRFYPGDSMKLWEYLACARPVVATAGEGYGDLVEALGAGVSVKADDVRTLAKGLCGLIQNPSAASKMGQSGRRAVLGAHTWEARAVELERVLGVCPVEPLRERVCA from the coding sequence ATGAATATTCTGGTCTATTGCGATGAGGAGTTGGGGGTCGCCGGTGGCGGAAGCCGTCAGGTGGTGGAGTTTGTGCGCTCCCTGGCAGCTCGAGGGCATGCGGTGCGTGTCGTCGCTCCGAAACCCCGGGCTGGAACGGAGAAGGCGATTCGGTTAGGTGATGCGCACCCGGTCTGGGTGACGGTGCTCCGGCTTCCTGTGCTTCGACCATTGCTGTATCTCGTGGCCTCGGCGGTCGCTCTGTGTCTGGCGATGTGGCGAGAGAAACCGGAGATCCTTCTCTGGTTCGACTCGCCGGGCCAGATGGCTCCCCTCTGGTGCGCCCGGGTGATGCGGTGTCCCTATGTGCTGTTTGTGAATGGATTGCCGGCGGAAGAATTGACCGGCCTATGGGGCTGGGCTCCGATCCGCGGTCTGGTGCAACGGGCGTTGCGTGTGTCGGCACAGCAGGCGCAGGCCGTTGTCAGCGTCTGTCGGGAGATCCCGCAATGGATGCAGCGCGAATGGGGAGTCGAGCCGGCCCGGTGCCGCGTGATTCGAAACGGAGTAGATCCTTTGGTCTGTGTGCCGCGCGACAAGGCGGAGGCCCGCCGTCGCCTGGGCCTGAGCCCGGATCGGCCGTACATCGGATTTGTCGGAGGTTTCTTTCCGTGGCATGGGCTGGATACGCTCGTGGAGGCGATGGCGCTGGTCCGTCTCGAACACCCGGACGCCACGCTGCTCTTGGTCGGCGATGGACAAACCAAACCGGCACTGGAAGCGTTGGTGCGCCGACAGGGACTGGAGGAGGCCGTGTCGTTCGTCGGGCGCGTGCCATTTGACGAAGTGTCCTGGTGGATCGGAGCGAGTGATCTCTGCGTCGTGCTCCATCGTCCTGTTCGCTTCTATCCGGGCGATTCCATGAAACTCTGGGAATATCTGGCTTGTGCGAGACCGGTGGTGGCGACGGCAGGAGAAGGCTACGGGGATCTCGTGGAAGCGCTGGGCGCCGGTGTATCGGTGAAAGCTGACGATGTGCGTACCCTGGCGAAAGGACTGTGCGGTCTGATCCAAAATCCGTCGGCGGCAAGCAAGATGGGACAATCCGGTCGTCGCGCTGTCTTGGGAGCCCATACCTGGGAGGCGAGAGCGGTGGAATTGGAGCGAGTCTTGGGAGTGTGTCCCGTTGAACCACTGCGTGAACGGGTGTGTGCCTGA
- a CDS encoding class I SAM-dependent methyltransferase: MPALTTEIVSQCVLCGAPGETLFQGLRDRLYSVEGEFGFARCAACGLVWQSPRPIMEDIPKCYPDDYEPHEGATQGADLIRPAAGMRDALRAMILSEVFGYTQFKRQEWWAPVTGRVLGHVSALQDRARYGRDELCPPFVEGGTLLDIGCGAGGYLSAMKALGWKVLGIDLSPQAARIARESYGVPVKVGTLESVGVADRSMAVITMVHAIEHVPDPISHLRQCHRVLQDGGRLVLTTPNFSGLMSRLFADHWMALEPPRHLWLFTPETLKACVERAGFRVERMLTRPFLSQVNYEKSLLIRRQGHARGNLRPSDAGPMARGLHRLEQGLLPFWRWAGNELMLSAVKQEE, translated from the coding sequence ATGCCGGCACTAACGACGGAGATTGTTAGCCAGTGCGTCTTGTGCGGTGCACCCGGTGAGACACTGTTTCAGGGGTTGCGTGACCGGCTCTATTCCGTCGAAGGCGAATTCGGCTTTGCCCGCTGCGCCGCCTGTGGATTGGTCTGGCAGAGCCCGAGACCGATCATGGAGGACATTCCGAAGTGTTATCCGGACGATTACGAGCCCCACGAGGGAGCCACGCAGGGCGCAGACCTGATTCGCCCGGCGGCCGGAATGCGCGATGCCTTGCGGGCCATGATTTTGAGCGAGGTCTTCGGCTATACCCAGTTCAAGCGGCAGGAGTGGTGGGCTCCGGTGACCGGGCGGGTGCTCGGTCATGTGTCCGCTCTACAAGATCGGGCGCGGTATGGCCGCGATGAGCTGTGTCCTCCCTTTGTCGAGGGCGGGACGTTGCTGGATATCGGATGCGGGGCAGGCGGCTATCTGTCGGCGATGAAAGCGTTGGGATGGAAGGTGCTGGGTATCGATCTCTCTCCGCAGGCCGCACGGATTGCGCGGGAGAGCTACGGGGTCCCGGTGAAGGTGGGAACCTTGGAGTCGGTTGGTGTGGCGGACCGCAGTATGGCGGTGATTACGATGGTGCATGCGATCGAGCATGTCCCCGATCCGATCAGTCATTTGCGACAGTGCCATCGGGTGTTGCAGGACGGAGGACGATTGGTCCTGACGACACCGAATTTTTCGGGCCTGATGAGCCGACTCTTTGCAGATCACTGGATGGCGCTCGAGCCGCCCCGGCATCTATGGCTCTTTACGCCTGAAACCTTGAAAGCCTGTGTGGAGCGGGCGGGATTTCGTGTCGAACGGATGTTGACTCGTCCGTTCCTCTCGCAGGTGAATTACGAAAAGAGCCTGCTCATCCGGCGCCAGGGACATGCACGGGGAAATTTACGGCCCAGCGATGCCGGCCCGATGGCGCGCGGGCTCCATCGGCTGGAGCAAGGGTTGTTGCCCTTCTGGCGATGGGCGGGCAATGAATTGATGCTCAGCGCCGTGAAACAAGAGGAGTAA
- a CDS encoding polysaccharide biosynthesis tyrosine autokinase: MAQYELNVIDYWLIIKKRKYLITLAAALVVGFTVLFSQLLQPPPVYEASSRVKFDRSTTVVQQLLESMSFSNANDLITQSEFIRSFPVMERVAMQLGVVPSDLTPEQKRSAEHLNLIYDFGQQIKTQREGDTNIIRITATAGEARMAEQMANLVAESYRQENIAARNRLVTESRRFVEDQLRELERQLAEAEEALRRFKEREGQVFLTDEAKAALETFTKLEDQHNTVVRNRGEAERQIAVLSRNDGTLEQDNIRIFTEEQYAQLTALNQRLLDLGQERTALLINYTESHPVVKELSQKIAGVKAEMVRELRSKQKTLDERGIALGQQIRLYRERYMAFPKAAIQMSRLERDVKVNADLLESLKVKHQELLIKSAGQIEEVTIIAPAITPIAAVNASNMLLNIMVSSLMGLFMGVVLAFARESFDTSIGTIEGVEEFLKVPVLGIIPQFDHRELVEQAKAALPASTPPATVESLSRLICLVDPKSVLSESLRSLRTNIQFASMDRKVKSILFTSAGLGEGKSTSVINLAITMAQEGQRVLLVDADLRKPIVHQRLGLDREPGLVDALIGTTSWRSYVRSASDLMLGPIGADRMMNTPGLDNLHVLTSGSESGNPNEFLNLNKIKLLVDEMQQDYDMVLFDTPPILPVTDAVAFSSRVDGTILVYQVGRIGRNALKRAKFLLDHAQANIMGVVLTNVKSEVTPEYGLYRYEYR, encoded by the coding sequence ATGGCACAATATGAGCTGAATGTAATCGATTACTGGCTGATCATCAAAAAACGCAAGTACCTCATCACGCTTGCGGCCGCGCTGGTCGTGGGATTTACGGTGCTCTTTTCCCAGTTGCTGCAACCGCCGCCTGTGTATGAAGCGTCGTCGCGAGTGAAATTTGACCGGTCGACGACCGTGGTGCAACAGCTCTTGGAGTCGATGTCTTTCTCCAACGCCAACGATCTGATTACGCAGTCCGAGTTTATCCGAAGTTTCCCAGTCATGGAGCGGGTAGCGATGCAGTTGGGCGTGGTGCCATCCGATCTGACGCCGGAGCAGAAGCGGTCTGCAGAACATTTGAATCTAATTTATGACTTCGGCCAGCAGATCAAGACGCAACGGGAAGGCGATACGAACATCATCAGAATCACCGCTACGGCGGGCGAGGCGCGCATGGCCGAACAGATGGCCAATCTCGTCGCGGAGTCTTATCGCCAGGAAAATATCGCGGCCAGGAATCGGTTGGTCACAGAGTCTCGACGATTTGTGGAGGACCAGCTTCGTGAGCTGGAGAGACAGCTGGCCGAGGCTGAGGAAGCGCTGCGACGCTTCAAGGAGCGGGAAGGCCAGGTCTTTCTCACCGACGAGGCGAAAGCCGCGCTGGAGACCTTCACGAAGCTGGAAGATCAGCACAATACCGTTGTGCGCAACCGGGGCGAGGCGGAACGTCAGATCGCGGTCTTGAGCCGGAATGACGGCACGCTGGAGCAGGACAATATTCGTATCTTTACCGAAGAGCAGTACGCGCAATTGACGGCGCTGAATCAGCGTCTCCTGGACCTCGGGCAGGAGCGAACGGCCTTGTTGATTAACTATACGGAGAGTCATCCGGTGGTGAAGGAGCTCTCGCAGAAGATTGCGGGTGTGAAGGCTGAAATGGTGCGGGAGTTACGCTCGAAGCAAAAAACCCTGGATGAGCGGGGCATTGCTCTGGGCCAGCAGATTCGCCTGTATCGGGAACGGTACATGGCGTTTCCCAAAGCCGCCATTCAGATGAGCCGGCTGGAGCGCGACGTGAAGGTCAACGCGGATCTTCTCGAATCGCTGAAAGTCAAACATCAGGAACTCTTGATCAAGAGCGCAGGACAGATCGAGGAAGTGACCATCATCGCACCAGCGATTACGCCAATAGCGGCAGTCAACGCTTCCAATATGCTCTTGAACATCATGGTCAGTTCGCTGATGGGACTGTTTATGGGGGTGGTGCTGGCGTTTGCCCGGGAATCGTTCGATACATCGATCGGCACCATCGAAGGGGTAGAGGAATTTCTCAAGGTTCCTGTGCTGGGAATTATTCCGCAATTCGATCATCGTGAGTTGGTGGAACAGGCGAAGGCGGCGCTGCCTGCCTCGACGCCACCGGCCACTGTGGAAAGTTTGTCGCGGTTGATCTGCCTGGTCGATCCCAAATCGGTGCTGTCGGAGAGTCTCCGGTCGCTCCGCACGAATATTCAGTTCGCCAGCATGGATCGAAAAGTGAAGTCGATACTCTTTACGAGCGCAGGACTCGGCGAAGGGAAAAGTACGTCGGTCATCAATCTGGCGATCACCATGGCGCAGGAAGGACAGCGAGTACTGCTGGTCGACGCAGATCTTCGGAAGCCCATCGTCCATCAACGGTTGGGCCTGGATCGCGAGCCGGGATTGGTCGATGCCTTAATCGGAACCACGTCGTGGCGATCCTACGTGCGGTCGGCCTCGGATCTGATGTTGGGGCCTATCGGCGCAGACCGTATGATGAACACGCCCGGACTGGATAATCTGCATGTTCTGACGAGCGGATCTGAGTCGGGCAACCCGAATGAATTCTTGAACCTGAATAAGATCAAACTGCTGGTTGATGAAATGCAGCAGGATTATGACATGGTGCTCTTCGATACGCCTCCGATCCTGCCGGTCACGGATGCGGTCGCCTTCAGCTCGCGCGTCGATGGCACGATTCTCGTGTATCAAGTCGGGAGAATCGGACGGAACGCACTGAAACGCGCCAAGTTCCTGTTGGATCATGCGCAGGCGAACATCATGGGGGTGGTGCTCACCAATGTGAAGTCGGAAGTGACTCCTGAGTACGGGCTGTACCGTTACGAATATCGGTGA
- a CDS encoding glycosyltransferase family 2 protein, translated as MMTRVDAKGPIDVSIIIVNWNTRSLLERCLASIETGVAGLAAQVLVVENGSIDGSAELVAAKFPSVELLRNLENAGFARANNQAFERAQGRYVLLLNPDTELRSGAVKQLVHFLDADPRRAGATAVLRNPDGTLQRYHKRLPRWSSILWSETLLRNVAPRNRWMRDFYMLDEPFDVVTEVEQPPAACLMLRRSTIEAETLFDERFPIFYNDVDLCRRLRDAGHRLFLLPEAEVMHHGGAGGVGAMPDQGVADSLIGLIRYYRKHAGLLSAGVLWLVLTLNSALVLIGGLVKVLGGRRSLQWWNVELAKRVRLAVGQEAFHYPTNMRAEVLAEAVVCRH; from the coding sequence ATGATGACCAGGGTTGATGCCAAAGGCCCGATAGATGTCTCGATTATCATCGTGAATTGGAATACGCGGTCGCTCCTGGAGCGCTGTCTGGCTTCCATTGAGACGGGTGTCGCTGGCCTCGCGGCGCAGGTGCTGGTGGTCGAGAACGGGTCTATCGATGGGAGCGCTGAATTGGTGGCAGCCAAGTTTCCATCGGTCGAACTCCTGCGCAATCTGGAGAATGCCGGCTTCGCCAGAGCCAACAATCAAGCGTTTGAACGCGCGCAGGGCCGTTATGTGCTGCTGTTGAACCCCGATACGGAGCTGCGGAGCGGTGCTGTGAAACAGCTGGTGCATTTTCTCGATGCAGATCCGCGGCGAGCCGGTGCGACGGCGGTGTTGCGCAATCCGGATGGCACGCTGCAGCGGTATCACAAGCGGTTGCCGCGATGGTCATCCATCCTGTGGTCCGAAACGCTGCTCCGGAATGTGGCTCCGCGCAACCGGTGGATGCGCGACTTCTACATGCTGGACGAGCCCTTCGATGTGGTAACGGAAGTCGAACAGCCGCCGGCCGCCTGCTTGATGCTGCGCCGGTCAACGATTGAGGCCGAGACGCTCTTCGACGAGCGGTTTCCCATTTTCTACAACGACGTGGATTTGTGCCGACGGTTGCGGGACGCAGGGCATCGCCTGTTTCTCTTGCCGGAAGCCGAAGTGATGCATCACGGCGGAGCCGGGGGAGTCGGAGCTATGCCGGACCAGGGCGTGGCCGATAGCTTGATCGGACTGATCCGGTACTACCGCAAGCATGCAGGACTTCTCAGTGCCGGAGTCTTGTGGCTGGTATTGACCTTGAATTCCGCGCTCGTTCTCATCGGGGGGCTGGTGAAAGTCTTGGGGGGGCGTCGCTCCTTGCAGTGGTGGAATGTGGAACTGGCGAAACGGGTACGACTGGCTGTGGGGCAGGAAGCCTTTCACTATCCGACGAACATGCGGGCTGAAGTGCTGGCCGAGGCGGTGGTATGCCGGCACTAA
- a CDS encoding O-antigen ligase family protein gives MYYAAVKPNDVIVVTALAVILALGLTLTTPIVGLQATLGFFIVVIAFTSVPAALYLLIFSMLLSPEIAVGRVEGRGVGVRELSFRLDDVFLVIIGFGWLVKTVVYRELGLFRETPLNRPIAAYMIVCVVATLMGVMAGRVQPVTGFFFVLKYFEYFFVYFMVVNHVTSKQQVVGLVTALLITGFMISLYAIYQIPSGQRATAPFEGEVGEPNTLGGYLVFLLAIVTGLLIHMKTGPIRIALLVLGGCGLLALMATLSRSSYLAGAVLIVAVGASQWRKPRVVVLLLLAMALLPLFAPDNVKTRINETFFGRQYGGEIQVGKVGLDLSTSERLRSWAYVLQDWVHNPILGRGITGYAWADAQYVKIIGETGLAGLLAFMVITVRLWLSTRMIYASEDDPFAKGLALGVWLGLIAMLAHAVGANTFIIIRIMEPFWLCAGLVMILPRLSKAEEPVAGEARFV, from the coding sequence GTGTATTACGCCGCTGTTAAACCGAACGATGTGATCGTCGTCACGGCATTAGCCGTGATCCTCGCGCTTGGCTTGACGCTGACCACTCCGATCGTCGGATTGCAGGCCACCTTAGGCTTCTTTATCGTCGTCATCGCTTTTACGTCGGTGCCGGCCGCGCTGTATCTGCTCATCTTTTCCATGCTCCTCTCGCCGGAAATCGCCGTTGGCCGAGTAGAGGGGCGTGGCGTCGGGGTTCGCGAATTGTCTTTCAGACTGGACGATGTATTTTTGGTCATCATCGGTTTCGGATGGCTGGTCAAGACCGTCGTGTACCGGGAGCTCGGCCTGTTTCGGGAGACCCCCCTCAATCGCCCCATTGCGGCGTATATGATCGTCTGCGTGGTGGCGACGCTCATGGGGGTGATGGCCGGTCGGGTGCAACCGGTCACCGGGTTCTTCTTCGTGTTGAAGTATTTCGAATATTTCTTCGTATATTTCATGGTGGTGAATCATGTGACCTCCAAACAGCAGGTTGTCGGATTGGTGACCGCACTGCTCATCACTGGCTTCATGATCAGCCTCTATGCTATTTATCAGATTCCGAGCGGGCAACGGGCGACCGCGCCGTTTGAGGGCGAAGTCGGCGAGCCCAATACGCTGGGCGGCTACCTTGTGTTTCTCCTCGCTATTGTGACGGGATTATTGATTCACATGAAAACCGGTCCGATCCGCATCGCGCTGTTGGTCTTGGGCGGATGCGGGCTGCTGGCCTTGATGGCCACACTCTCACGCTCTTCGTATCTGGCCGGAGCGGTATTGATCGTGGCCGTCGGAGCGTCTCAGTGGAGAAAACCGCGGGTCGTGGTCCTGCTGTTGCTCGCCATGGCACTCTTGCCGCTCTTTGCTCCCGACAATGTGAAGACTCGCATCAACGAAACCTTCTTCGGCCGCCAGTACGGCGGCGAGATTCAAGTCGGGAAAGTCGGTTTGGATTTGTCGACATCGGAGCGTCTTCGGTCCTGGGCCTATGTGCTGCAGGATTGGGTCCATAATCCGATTCTTGGCCGAGGGATTACCGGCTATGCCTGGGCCGATGCGCAGTACGTCAAGATTATCGGTGAGACCGGTCTGGCCGGCCTCCTTGCGTTCATGGTGATTACCGTGCGGCTATGGCTGAGCACTCGAATGATTTATGCATCGGAGGACGATCCGTTTGCGAAGGGACTGGCCTTAGGCGTCTGGCTCGGCCTTATTGCGATGCTGGCTCATGCCGTGGGGGCCAACACCTTTATCATCATACGGATCATGGAACCGTTCTGGTTGTGCGCGGGGCTGGTGATGATTCTGCCGCGGCTCTCGAAGGCCGAAGAGCCGGTCGCCGGTGAAGCGAGGTTCGTATGA
- a CDS encoding glycosyltransferase family 4 protein, giving the protein MNWWVCCYWHEPDAPTDPVGLVRIWAVADALVSVGDEVTVFAPRYRSALMPRRSQVAPIPMLPGSVIRPISYAVGAFISGLWRGFRKRPTVVYYRWMESLHPLLLARIFGAVCICEINGEPVPPWGARGWRGRMTHALASFALRRCDRVVALTEGLSRLVQTEYGVLADRVALFPSGTDTSLFHPMETNRCVQEAGLDPACEYIGFVGSFYRYQGLGTLLEAFERLHARRPAVRLLMVGDGEEAAALREQAAQRGLTRWITWTGRVPYAHVPLLIGAMDVCVAPFCGGRGETSPVKIFDYLACGKPVVASAIPSVAALFALSNGVVLVEPDRAEILADAVFALLDRPKESQRLGQDGRTFVEERCGWEAIVQRLRDLVEKMVPHQQSQQRALINNAGERA; this is encoded by the coding sequence ATGAACTGGTGGGTCTGTTGTTATTGGCATGAACCGGATGCGCCGACCGACCCGGTTGGGTTGGTGCGGATCTGGGCGGTAGCCGATGCGTTAGTGTCCGTCGGCGACGAGGTCACCGTGTTTGCTCCGAGGTATCGGTCGGCGTTGATGCCGAGGCGATCGCAGGTGGCGCCGATTCCCATGCTGCCGGGATCGGTCATTCGTCCGATCAGCTACGCAGTAGGGGCATTCATCTCTGGGCTCTGGCGAGGCTTCCGCAAGCGGCCGACGGTGGTCTACTACCGTTGGATGGAAAGTCTTCATCCGCTCCTGCTCGCACGGATCTTTGGCGCAGTCTGTATTTGTGAAATAAACGGAGAGCCGGTTCCCCCGTGGGGTGCCCGCGGATGGCGTGGGCGCATGACGCACGCGCTGGCTTCGTTTGCGTTGCGACGTTGTGATCGCGTGGTCGCGTTGACGGAAGGATTGAGCCGGCTCGTGCAAACGGAGTACGGGGTGCTGGCTGATCGCGTGGCGCTGTTCCCGAGCGGGACGGATACGTCGTTGTTCCATCCAATGGAGACGAACCGCTGCGTGCAAGAGGCGGGGTTGGATCCAGCCTGTGAGTATATCGGGTTTGTCGGGAGCTTCTATCGGTATCAGGGATTGGGAACATTGCTGGAGGCGTTTGAACGGCTGCATGCGAGACGTCCGGCTGTGCGGCTCTTGATGGTAGGGGACGGCGAGGAAGCCGCGGCCCTTCGCGAGCAGGCCGCTCAGCGAGGCCTTACTCGTTGGATCACCTGGACCGGTCGAGTCCCGTATGCGCACGTTCCGCTGTTGATCGGAGCCATGGATGTGTGTGTCGCGCCGTTCTGCGGGGGTCGGGGAGAGACCTCGCCGGTCAAAATATTCGACTATCTGGCCTGCGGAAAACCCGTGGTGGCGAGCGCGATCCCCTCAGTTGCCGCGTTGTTTGCCCTGTCGAATGGCGTTGTCCTGGTCGAGCCGGATCGCGCTGAGATTCTGGCCGACGCCGTATTCGCATTGCTCGATCGGCCCAAGGAGTCCCAGCGGTTGGGCCAGGATGGCCGTACCTTTGTCGAAGAACGATGCGGATGGGAGGCGATCGTACAGAGGCTGCGCGACCTCGTCGAGAAGATGGTCCCCCACCAACAGAGTCAACAGCGAGCGCTTATTAACAATGCAGGTGAGAGAGCATGA
- a CDS encoding TylF/MycF family methyltransferase, translating to MNQPMPEPVSGTTPQELYLHLMKQCLTRMLWREKYRPMAASLNGWRGLILKPLQHLARQAQMELVHVEPDRADARQEGRDWPLEAETMVGLKRLENLQQCVTSVIRNGVAGDLIETGVWRGGSSIFMRAILKAYGDTSRKVWLADSFRGLPPPDPTRYPVDAGDTLWKYSELAIPLEQVKANFSRYGLLDEQVAFLPGWFRDTLPRAPVERIAVLRLDGDLYESTIEALVALYSKVSVGGYVIVDDYGLPTCRAAIEDFRQAQGITDPIQLIDWTGAFWQRSAANPVAMTVRRESPSLSAVS from the coding sequence ATGAATCAGCCTATGCCGGAACCGGTCAGTGGTACGACGCCCCAGGAGTTATATCTGCACCTGATGAAGCAATGTCTGACCAGAATGCTCTGGAGGGAAAAATACCGCCCGATGGCGGCGTCTCTTAACGGATGGCGGGGACTTATCCTGAAACCGCTGCAGCATCTTGCCCGTCAGGCACAGATGGAGCTGGTCCACGTCGAGCCGGATCGAGCCGATGCCCGTCAGGAAGGACGCGATTGGCCGCTGGAAGCAGAAACGATGGTGGGCCTGAAGCGGCTGGAGAATCTTCAACAGTGTGTCACATCCGTCATTCGAAACGGTGTTGCCGGCGACCTTATTGAAACCGGCGTCTGGCGGGGCGGCTCCTCGATCTTTATGCGCGCCATTCTCAAGGCCTACGGCGATACGTCGAGGAAAGTCTGGCTGGCCGATTCATTCCGGGGTTTGCCGCCACCGGATCCGACTCGTTATCCGGTCGATGCGGGCGACACGCTCTGGAAGTACTCCGAGTTGGCCATTCCGCTGGAACAGGTGAAGGCGAACTTTTCGCGCTACGGCCTTCTGGACGAGCAGGTGGCATTTTTGCCGGGATGGTTTCGCGACACGCTGCCGAGGGCGCCGGTGGAAAGAATAGCGGTGTTGCGGCTCGACGGAGATTTGTATGAGTCCACGATAGAGGCGTTAGTCGCTCTGTATTCCAAGGTCTCGGTCGGGGGATATGTGATTGTCGATGATTATGGGTTACCGACCTGTCGTGCGGCGATTGAAGATTTCCGTCAGGCACAGGGCATTACCGATCCGATTCAGCTCATCGACTGGACCGGGGCCTTCTGGCAACGGTCTGCGGCCAATCCTGTGGCGATGACGGTCAGGCGCGAGTCGCCATCGCTTAGCGCTGTTTCCTAG
- a CDS encoding oligosaccharide flippase family protein: protein MTMSSNHEPVTSGESDTAVPDAVRIRHRVLEAGGWAMAGFVLEKGMGFLQLIVLTRLLLPGDFGLMAASAAVLLAIQTFSELGLEPAVIAKPNVTDADLRVAWTLSVIRGVVLTVGLWGLADVIAGSLRIPELGFFLRVHAVGVLLQSLHSPALFVLLKHLDLRRRVSFDLSRRLVESAVTIGLAWWWQSAWALLGGQLIAFLFGSLLSFWIAPCRIRWSLDRTALQSLWSYGRYQNVTAWFLFTVMSGGDFVVGRLQGVGGLGQYQLAMAIPTMIGIRAMSVISQISLPTYALMQKDRAGALRALSLQMSLTGMIVVPSAMAVAILAPYLVPFVFGPSWSAAIEPLRVLCLFAIAAAFCSVMAAFHCGVNRPDLQTKIWAVMCACYVPMVIPFTIAWGLAGAAWALALTFLVGLGLHLKATVEILGVEAVSAFAPLRWAGGLVALVGSGVALSQAVPSMWIAQWLGALCGLAGISVYGWHVWSRESLRLRMLWGS, encoded by the coding sequence ATGACGATGTCATCAAATCATGAGCCGGTCACCTCGGGCGAATCTGACACGGCTGTCCCCGATGCGGTGCGCATTCGTCATCGGGTCTTGGAAGCCGGCGGGTGGGCCATGGCCGGGTTTGTCCTTGAGAAAGGGATGGGGTTTCTCCAACTCATCGTCCTGACGCGGTTGCTGTTGCCTGGTGACTTTGGATTGATGGCGGCTTCTGCGGCTGTTCTTCTGGCGATTCAGACGTTCTCGGAGTTAGGGCTTGAGCCGGCGGTGATCGCCAAGCCGAATGTGACCGACGCCGATCTGCGCGTAGCCTGGACCTTGTCGGTGATTCGAGGGGTTGTCCTGACCGTCGGTCTCTGGGGACTGGCGGACGTCATTGCCGGCAGCCTGCGGATTCCAGAATTGGGCTTCTTTCTTCGGGTCCATGCAGTGGGCGTCCTCTTACAGTCGCTGCACAGCCCGGCGTTGTTCGTTCTGCTCAAACATCTGGATCTTCGGCGGCGGGTGTCGTTCGATCTCAGTCGTCGCCTGGTCGAGTCCGCCGTCACGATAGGATTGGCCTGGTGGTGGCAGAGTGCTTGGGCGTTGCTGGGGGGCCAGTTGATCGCGTTTCTCTTTGGCTCGCTCCTCTCCTTCTGGATTGCGCCCTGCCGCATCCGTTGGTCGCTTGATCGCACGGCCTTGCAGAGTCTCTGGAGTTACGGCCGGTATCAGAACGTCACGGCGTGGTTTCTGTTTACCGTGATGAGCGGTGGAGATTTTGTGGTCGGCCGATTACAGGGGGTCGGGGGCCTTGGCCAATATCAGTTGGCGATGGCGATCCCGACCATGATCGGGATCCGGGCGATGAGTGTGATTTCTCAGATCAGTCTGCCGACCTACGCGCTCATGCAAAAAGACCGTGCCGGAGCGTTGCGGGCTCTGAGCCTGCAAATGAGCCTGACCGGAATGATCGTCGTGCCGAGTGCGATGGCCGTGGCGATTTTGGCCCCGTATCTGGTTCCGTTTGTGTTCGGCCCATCCTGGTCGGCGGCGATCGAGCCGTTGCGGGTGTTGTGCCTGTTTGCGATTGCGGCGGCCTTTTGCAGCGTCATGGCGGCTTTCCATTGTGGCGTGAACCGACCGGACCTCCAAACAAAGATTTGGGCGGTGATGTGTGCCTGTTACGTTCCGATGGTGATTCCCTTCACGATTGCCTGGGGGCTGGCAGGAGCCGCGTGGGCCTTGGCGCTGACATTTCTCGTGGGGCTCGGCCTGCATCTTAAGGCCACAGTGGAAATCCTGGGCGTAGAAGCTGTATCGGCATTTGCACCGCTGCGATGGGCCGGCGGCCTGGTGGCTCTGGTGGGGAGCGGGGTGGCCCTGAGTCAGGCCGTGCCGTCGATGTGGATCGCGCAGTGGCTGGGCGCGTTGTGTGGTCTGGCCGGGATCAGTGTCTATGGCTGGCACGTGTGGTCACGCGAGTCTCTCCGCCTGCGCATGCTGTGGGGCTCATAA